Proteins found in one Oncorhynchus mykiss isolate Arlee chromosome 17, USDA_OmykA_1.1, whole genome shotgun sequence genomic segment:
- the pnp4a gene encoding purine nucleoside phosphorylase 4a isoform X2 has protein sequence MKDQICYDDYQKTASWLLSQTQHRPKVAIICGSGLGMLADALKCQDSFPYSDIPGFPQSTVQGHAGRLVFGELKGKTCVCMQGRFHMYEGHSLCKTTFPVRVFKLLGVETLIVTNAAGSLADSYQVGDIMIIKDHINFPGLAGLNPLNGPNDDKFGPRFPPMSGVYDKDLRKIAFDLCKSMGVSQFVQEGVYCMVGGPNFESIAEARLLHRLGVDAVGMSTAPEVVVATHCGMRVFGLSLITNKVVKSYNDTESVNHEAVLEVSKLRSQTLQMLVTELVSRMDINNNTT, from the exons TTATGATGACTATCAGAAGACAGCCAGTTGGCTCCTGTCTCAGACGCAGCACCGGCCAAAAGTGGCCATCATCTGTGGCTCCGGACTGGGCATGCTAGCTGACGCTCTCAAGTGCCAGGACTCCTTCCCCTACTCCGACATCCCTGGGTTCCCACAGAGCACAG TGCAAGGACACGCTGGGAGACTGGTGTTTGGGGAGCTGAAAGGGAAGACGTGTGTTTGCATGCAGGGACGTTTCCACATGTATGAGGGACACTCACTCTGTAAG ACTACCTTTCCCGTGCGGGTATTTAAGCTCTTGGGGGTGGAGACCCTGATAGTAACCAATGCAGCAGGCTCGCTGGCAGACAGCTACCAGGTTGGGGACATCATGATCATCAAAGATCATATCAACTTCCCTGGTCTGGCTGGGCTCAATCCCCTCAACGGACCCAATGATGACAA GTTTGGTCCCCGGTTCCCTCCCATGTCTGGTGTGTATGACAAGGACCTGCGGAAGATAGCCTTTGACCTCTGTAAAAGCATGGGCGTCTCTCAGTTCGTCCAGGAAGGGGTTTACTGTATGGTGGGAGGTCCCAATTTCGAGAGCATCGCAGAGGCCAGACTCCTTCACAGACTAGGGGTGGACGCTGTGG GAATGAGCACAGCACCAGAAGTGGTGGTAGCCACCCACTGTGGCATGAGGGTGTTCGGCCTCTCTCTCATCACCAACAAGGTGGTGAAGAGCTACAATGACACAGAGTCTGTCAACCACGAAGCTGTACTGGAGGTCAGCAAGCTGCGCTCACAAACGCTGCAGATGCTGGTCACAGAGCTGGTCAGCCGGAtggacatcaacaacaacacgaCTTGA
- the pnp4a gene encoding purine nucleoside phosphorylase 4a isoform X1, with the protein MFSTSSLSYDDYQKTASWLLSQTQHRPKVAIICGSGLGMLADALKCQDSFPYSDIPGFPQSTVQGHAGRLVFGELKGKTCVCMQGRFHMYEGHSLCKTTFPVRVFKLLGVETLIVTNAAGSLADSYQVGDIMIIKDHINFPGLAGLNPLNGPNDDKFGPRFPPMSGVYDKDLRKIAFDLCKSMGVSQFVQEGVYCMVGGPNFESIAEARLLHRLGVDAVGMSTAPEVVVATHCGMRVFGLSLITNKVVKSYNDTESVNHEAVLEVSKLRSQTLQMLVTELVSRMDINNNTT; encoded by the exons ATGTTCTCCACTTCCTCCCTCAGTTATGATGACTATCAGAAGACAGCCAGTTGGCTCCTGTCTCAGACGCAGCACCGGCCAAAAGTGGCCATCATCTGTGGCTCCGGACTGGGCATGCTAGCTGACGCTCTCAAGTGCCAGGACTCCTTCCCCTACTCCGACATCCCTGGGTTCCCACAGAGCACAG TGCAAGGACACGCTGGGAGACTGGTGTTTGGGGAGCTGAAAGGGAAGACGTGTGTTTGCATGCAGGGACGTTTCCACATGTATGAGGGACACTCACTCTGTAAG ACTACCTTTCCCGTGCGGGTATTTAAGCTCTTGGGGGTGGAGACCCTGATAGTAACCAATGCAGCAGGCTCGCTGGCAGACAGCTACCAGGTTGGGGACATCATGATCATCAAAGATCATATCAACTTCCCTGGTCTGGCTGGGCTCAATCCCCTCAACGGACCCAATGATGACAA GTTTGGTCCCCGGTTCCCTCCCATGTCTGGTGTGTATGACAAGGACCTGCGGAAGATAGCCTTTGACCTCTGTAAAAGCATGGGCGTCTCTCAGTTCGTCCAGGAAGGGGTTTACTGTATGGTGGGAGGTCCCAATTTCGAGAGCATCGCAGAGGCCAGACTCCTTCACAGACTAGGGGTGGACGCTGTGG GAATGAGCACAGCACCAGAAGTGGTGGTAGCCACCCACTGTGGCATGAGGGTGTTCGGCCTCTCTCTCATCACCAACAAGGTGGTGAAGAGCTACAATGACACAGAGTCTGTCAACCACGAAGCTGTACTGGAGGTCAGCAAGCTGCGCTCACAAACGCTGCAGATGCTGGTCACAGAGCTGGTCAGCCGGAtggacatcaacaacaacacgaCTTGA